One stretch of Lemur catta isolate mLemCat1 chromosome 2, mLemCat1.pri, whole genome shotgun sequence DNA includes these proteins:
- the LOC123632859 gene encoding 60S ribosomal protein L34-like — MVQHLTYHHRHSYNTSSHRTRLSRTPGNRIVYLYTKKFGKAPKSACGVCPGRLQGVCAVGPKVLMRLSKTKKHVSRACGGSMCAKCVRDRIKCAFLIEEQKVVVKVLKVEHRVRKLNFKKSFFE; from the coding sequence ATGGTCCAGCATTTGACATACCATCATAGGCATTCCTATAATACATCCTCTCACAGAACTAGGTTGTCCCGAACCCCTGGTAATAGAATTGTTTACCTTTATACCAAGAAGTTTGGGAAAGCACCGAAATCTGCGTGTGGCGTGTGCCCAGGCAGACTTCAAGGAGTTTGTGCTGTGGGACCTAAAGTTCTTATGAGGTTGTCCAAAACGAAAAAGCACGTCAGCAGGGCCTGTGGTGGTTCCATGTGTGCTAAATGTGTCCGTGACAGGATCAAGTGTGCTTTCCTTATTGAGGAGCAGAAAGTTGTTGTGAAAGTGTTGAAGGTGGAGCACAGAGTCagaaagctaaattttaaaaaaagcttttttgagtaa